The Clostridium sporogenes region AACATGGATGGAGGGAATGATTTTATGAATAAAAAACAGATATTCTCAGGATTTATAATTTCTATATTAATGATCATATTTGCTATAATACAGTCCAATAGAAATTATAAGCTAGGATTGTTTTTAATAAGTGGCCTTGCCATAGGTTATTTAATGCAAAGATCAAGATTTGGTTTTGCAGGAGGTATAAGAAAACTATATGTTACAGGAGAATCAAGTCTTACTAAAGCACTACTTTTTCTTTTTTCTATTTCATTAATAGTTACAGCGGCTATTCATTATGGAGCCCATGTTAATGGAGCCGAAGTAGCTTATAGAGTTTCAGAGGGAGTTAAAATAATACCTGGAACTCAAAGTGTGTATCCTGTAAATTTAGCTACAATACTTGGGGGAATACTTTTTGGAATTGGTATGATGTTAGGTGGAGGATGTGCTTCAGGTACTTTAACAGATGCCGGTGAAGGGGAAGCTAGAGCTCTTATAGTATTATTATTCTTTATAACAGGTTCTCTACGGGGAGCACATGATATGCCATGGTGGAAAAGCACTCCTTTTTATACCTGGAATACAAGTGTGTATTTGCCAGATGTTTTTGGATATATGGGAGCTATTTTAGTTTCTTTATTAGGATTTTTAGGAATTTATATATTTACTAAGAAATATGAAAATAAGAGAAAAAGAGAAAACACATATATACCTTTAGAATATGATAGCTGGCAAAAGGAATTGCCAGAGCCTAATAAACATAAATTTTTG contains the following coding sequences:
- a CDS encoding YeeE/YedE family protein, whose translation is MNKKQIFSGFIISILMIIFAIIQSNRNYKLGLFLISGLAIGYLMQRSRFGFAGGIRKLYVTGESSLTKALLFLFSISLIVTAAIHYGAHVNGAEVAYRVSEGVKIIPGTQSVYPVNLATILGGILFGIGMMLGGGCASGTLTDAGEGEARALIVLLFFITGSLRGAHDMPWWKSTPFYTWNTSVYLPDVFGYMGAILVSLLGFLGIYIFTKKYENKRKRENTYIPLEYDSWQKELPEPNKHKFLSKETYHKFFVKRWSFYTGAVLLMIMFEVILLTTGKNWGVTSTFVEWGAWLYQSLGIVDVSNWPYFADKMKTINAGFINDPGSMRNLGIIIGALISPLLAGHFSFKRGFKLRDIIFYALGGIFMGYGARLASGCNIGALYAAISSMSLSGWVFLPSLTLGGIIGVNLIKKFNINS